The Fimbriimonadia bacterium genome contains a region encoding:
- a CDS encoding dienelactone hydrolase family protein: MDRSPSLSLRHIYAPARSGSPPHPAVVFLHGLGADEYDLLPLGKLLPERVAVVSARAPRPYGFGGATWHEIDERLTPDIPSFLESLGLLVQFLEHLPRTYPVDAERMFLYGFSMGSAMSLAVSLHRPSLVAGVIGLSGFLIETEALPYRWEEVRAKPYFIAHGTADPLVPLTAGHAIAAALRDAGADLTYREYPVAHGISDREATDAAEWLAERLTKA; the protein is encoded by the coding sequence ATGGACCGCTCCCCATCCTTATCCCTTCGTCACATCTACGCTCCAGCTCGATCTGGGAGCCCACCCCATCCGGCGGTCGTGTTTCTCCACGGCCTAGGGGCTGACGAGTACGACCTTCTGCCGCTCGGCAAGCTGTTGCCAGAGCGTGTCGCGGTAGTTTCTGCAAGGGCTCCCCGGCCGTATGGCTTCGGCGGTGCGACCTGGCATGAGATTGACGAGCGCCTCACTCCCGACATACCGAGCTTCTTGGAGTCGCTGGGGCTGCTGGTGCAGTTCCTGGAGCACTTGCCGCGCACCTACCCGGTGGATGCAGAGCGCATGTTCCTGTACGGCTTCAGCATGGGGTCGGCAATGTCGCTAGCCGTCTCGCTTCATCGGCCGTCTCTGGTGGCCGGAGTGATCGGTCTCAGCGGTTTCCTCATCGAGACCGAGGCGCTCCCGTACCGATGGGAGGAGGTTCGCGCGAAACCCTACTTCATCGCCCACGGTACTGCCGATCCGCTGGTGCCTCTCACTGCCGGGCACGCCATAGCGGCTGCCCTCCGCGACGCCGGTGCGGACCTCACGTACCGAGAGTACCCTGTCGCACACGGCATCTCGGACCGAGAGGCCACCGATGCCGCTGAGTGGCTCGCGGAGCGGCTTACCAAGGCCTAG
- a CDS encoding ABC transporter permease yields the protein MSRAATQLAIVAKGASPIKGFFEFVGDLTLLTGRTVWWALRPPYEVGELMLQMAFVGVASVPIVVVTSAFSGAVLSLYSSLLLVKFNVGSLTGGAVGLAVTRELAPVLAGIMVAARCGSAMAAQIGSMKVTEQVDALRALSVSPIGYLVVPRVFASVLMLPVLCLLGMYGGVIGGLVVGKSLGVPTAAFMRTLTQFVEPWDIYGGLIKSVCFGLIVAIVSCRQGLVTEGGAVGVGRSTTNAVVYSMVLIYIVNYFLAAWLFT from the coding sequence ATGAGTCGGGCAGCGACACAGCTTGCGATCGTAGCGAAAGGCGCGTCGCCCATCAAGGGCTTCTTCGAGTTCGTCGGCGACCTTACGCTGCTCACCGGCAGAACCGTGTGGTGGGCGCTACGCCCGCCGTATGAAGTCGGTGAGCTGATGCTGCAGATGGCCTTCGTTGGGGTGGCATCCGTACCCATCGTAGTGGTAACCAGCGCCTTCAGCGGCGCAGTGCTGTCGCTCTACAGCTCTCTGCTGCTCGTCAAGTTCAACGTCGGCTCGCTGACCGGCGGAGCCGTCGGACTTGCAGTCACGCGGGAGCTAGCCCCGGTTCTGGCAGGCATCATGGTGGCGGCGCGATGCGGCTCTGCGATGGCCGCGCAGATTGGTTCGATGAAGGTGACCGAGCAAGTGGATGCGCTCCGTGCGCTGTCGGTATCTCCCATCGGCTATTTGGTTGTGCCGCGAGTGTTCGCCAGCGTGCTGATGCTGCCGGTACTGTGCTTGCTCGGCATGTACGGCGGCGTGATCGGTGGGCTCGTCGTCGGGAAGTCGCTGGGGGTACCGACGGCGGCGTTCATGCGCACGCTCACGCAGTTCGTCGAGCCATGGGACATCTATGGAGGGTTGATCAAGTCGGTGTGTTTCGGCCTCATCGTCGCGATAGTGAGCTGCCGGCAGGGCTTGGTGACGGAAGGTGGCGCGGTCGGTGTTGGACGCTCCACCACGAACGCCGTGGTGTACTCTATGGTACTGATCTATATCGTCAACTACTTCTTGGCCGCATGGCTGTTCACGTGA
- a CDS encoding citrate synthase (catalyzes the formation of citrate from acetyl-CoA and oxaloacetate) — MASEYSPGLQGVVAAVSGISDIDVERSVLTYRGYDVHVLAEQASFEEVAFLVLNGELPNRDQLANFCAAIAEGRCVPAAVYDALRSFPKEAHPMDILRAGVSLLALHDPDRTDHSAEANMRKAIRLIGQIGALVPNGYRIVVQGEPPVQPDSSISHAGNILYMLTGQRPDPLAEHVINGSLILYMEHGLNASTFASRVVVSTLSDLYSGTIAAIGALKGPLHGGANEAAMELLLDVGTPDRAREYIREALAAKKKVMGFGHREYKHSDSRAGVMKEFGKRVCEQKGDWKWFEIAEAIEQEMWEAKKLFPNLDFPSAWTYYLLGLPIPLYTPLFAASRTVGWSAHMIEQLSANRIIRPTSLYNGPAPREFVPLSDR; from the coding sequence ATGGCGTCAGAGTATAGCCCTGGGCTTCAAGGGGTCGTTGCAGCCGTCTCCGGTATCTCGGACATAGACGTCGAGCGGAGCGTCTTGACCTATCGCGGCTACGACGTGCACGTGCTCGCCGAACAAGCGAGCTTCGAGGAAGTCGCTTTCCTCGTGCTGAACGGCGAGCTTCCGAATCGCGACCAGCTCGCGAACTTCTGCGCTGCGATTGCAGAAGGCCGTTGCGTTCCTGCCGCAGTGTACGACGCCTTACGCTCGTTCCCCAAGGAAGCGCATCCGATGGACATACTGCGGGCAGGCGTGTCGTTGCTTGCACTGCACGACCCGGACCGTACGGACCACTCCGCCGAAGCCAACATGCGGAAGGCGATTCGGCTCATCGGGCAGATCGGGGCACTCGTTCCAAACGGCTATCGCATCGTTGTCCAGGGCGAGCCACCGGTGCAACCGGATTCCTCCATCTCGCACGCCGGAAACATCCTCTATATGCTTACGGGCCAGAGGCCCGACCCACTCGCTGAGCACGTCATCAACGGCTCGCTGATCCTCTACATGGAGCATGGCCTGAACGCTTCGACCTTTGCCTCCCGCGTGGTAGTGAGCACGTTGAGCGACCTCTACTCCGGCACTATCGCGGCCATCGGTGCATTGAAGGGGCCCTTGCACGGAGGCGCAAACGAGGCAGCCATGGAGTTGTTGCTCGACGTCGGCACGCCGGACCGGGCGAGGGAGTACATCCGCGAAGCACTTGCCGCCAAGAAGAAGGTGATGGGCTTCGGGCACCGCGAGTACAAGCACTCGGACAGCCGAGCGGGCGTGATGAAGGAGTTCGGCAAGCGGGTGTGCGAGCAGAAGGGCGACTGGAAGTGGTTCGAGATCGCGGAGGCCATCGAGCAGGAGATGTGGGAAGCGAAGAAGCTGTTTCCGAACCTGGACTTCCCCTCGGCATGGACCTACTACCTTCTAGGCCTGCCTATCCCGCTGTATACGCCCCTCTTCGCGGCGTCGCGGACCGTGGGCTGGTCGGCGCACATGATCGAGCAGTTGTCGGCGAACCGCATCATCCGCCCGACCTCGCTCTACAACGGACCAGCGCCTCGGGAGTTCGTCCCACTATCGGATCGCTAG
- the prpB gene encoding methylisocitrate lyase, with product MATRASQLRALMNGIGVVLPGVYDAVTARLATAAGFEGLYISGAGVTNSLMAVPDIGLLTLTEMARQAKYITDATPLPCLCDADTGYGEVHNVMRTVREFEAAGLAGLHLEDQLFPKRCGHLDGKRVIPVSQMQQKIAAACEARSDPDFVIMARTDARSVEGVEAAVRRAQAYVQAGADAIFPEGLEGEEEFAAFRSALDVPLLANMTEFGKTPIIPAERFGALGYNLVIFPMTAFRVMLAAVGETYTELKRSGTQSELLDRMRTRQELYELIDYAAFDQADRALSERFPG from the coding sequence ATGGCAACACGTGCGTCTCAGCTTAGGGCGCTGATGAACGGCATCGGTGTCGTCCTGCCCGGCGTGTACGATGCGGTCACCGCCCGTCTCGCCACGGCAGCCGGATTCGAGGGGTTGTACATCTCGGGGGCGGGGGTAACTAACTCGCTCATGGCCGTGCCAGACATCGGGCTGCTCACTCTCACCGAGATGGCGCGCCAGGCAAAATACATCACCGATGCCACGCCCCTTCCGTGTCTGTGCGACGCCGACACGGGCTATGGTGAGGTGCACAACGTGATGAGAACGGTCCGCGAGTTCGAGGCGGCAGGCTTGGCCGGACTACATCTGGAGGACCAGTTGTTTCCCAAGCGCTGCGGTCATCTGGACGGTAAGCGGGTGATTCCCGTCTCGCAGATGCAGCAGAAGATCGCGGCGGCATGCGAGGCGCGGTCCGACCCCGACTTCGTGATCATGGCGCGAACAGATGCAAGAAGCGTCGAGGGAGTGGAGGCTGCGGTGCGGCGTGCACAGGCCTACGTCCAGGCAGGCGCCGACGCCATCTTTCCCGAGGGGCTGGAGGGTGAGGAGGAGTTCGCAGCGTTTCGCTCTGCACTCGACGTGCCGCTGCTCGCCAACATGACGGAGTTCGGCAAGACGCCAATCATCCCGGCCGAGCGCTTCGGGGCCCTTGGGTACAATCTCGTCATCTTTCCCATGACCGCTTTTCGCGTGATGCTGGCAGCGGTAGGGGAGACGTACACAGAATTGAAGCGCTCCGGGACCCAATCCGAGTTGCTGGATCGGATGCGCACCCGTCAGGAGCTTTACGAGCTGATCGACTACGCAGCATTCGATCAGGCGGACCGGGCCTTGTCGGAACGTTTTCCTGGCTAA
- the accD gene encoding acetyl-CoA carboxylase, carboxyltransferase subunit beta, producing the protein MNGASAPTQVEGVTVENAWLHCANPKCKKTLFAREFERSLKVCKHCGHHSRLSARERIAVTADEGSFTELFGELRSADPLQFPSYAEKMRAAESSTGSSDALLVGTALLNERRVVLGVMEFGFMGGSMGSVVGERMYRAFELAAKEKLPVIVFAASGGARMQEGLIALMQMAKTAAGVNLVNEAGVPYISVFTNPTMAGVLASFASLGDIILAEPGAKVGFAGERVAAQATVGKPPPDFQTAEFQYRHGMIDRIVHRKDMRRTLNGLISLLVGE; encoded by the coding sequence ATGAACGGCGCATCCGCCCCTACACAGGTGGAGGGCGTAACCGTGGAGAACGCGTGGCTCCATTGCGCTAACCCGAAGTGCAAGAAGACCCTCTTCGCCCGTGAGTTCGAGCGGAGTCTCAAGGTCTGCAAGCATTGCGGGCACCATTCGCGCCTGTCCGCCAGAGAACGCATTGCGGTTACCGCCGACGAGGGCAGCTTCACGGAGTTGTTCGGCGAACTGCGTTCGGCAGATCCTTTGCAGTTCCCAAGCTATGCCGAAAAGATGAGGGCCGCCGAGTCCTCGACGGGTAGCAGCGATGCGCTCCTGGTAGGCACCGCCCTGTTGAACGAGCGACGTGTGGTGCTAGGCGTCATGGAGTTCGGCTTTATGGGCGGCAGCATGGGTTCGGTGGTGGGCGAGCGCATGTACCGCGCATTCGAGCTCGCTGCCAAGGAGAAGCTGCCGGTGATCGTGTTCGCCGCGAGCGGCGGGGCTAGGATGCAAGAAGGCCTGATCGCTCTTATGCAGATGGCCAAGACCGCGGCGGGCGTGAACTTAGTGAACGAGGCCGGCGTTCCCTACATCTCGGTATTCACGAACCCCACAATGGCAGGCGTGCTCGCTTCGTTCGCATCGCTCGGCGACATCATCCTCGCAGAGCCGGGGGCCAAGGTCGGCTTCGCAGGCGAGCGGGTTGCGGCCCAGGCGACCGTGGGCAAGCCCCCGCCGGACTTCCAGACCGCGGAGTTTCAATACCGACACGGCATGATTGACCGTATCGTGCACCGGAAGGACATGCGGCGTACACTGAACGGTCTCATCTCATTGCTGGTGGGAGAGTGA
- a CDS encoding acetyl-CoA carboxylase carboxyltransferase subunit alpha, which yields MAHLDFSELERPLQELRQQIQKIEQFARDSNLPEPAELARHRDHLRRLEERVYSNLTAWDKTLIARHPQRPQALDFVRNMFEEFTELHGDRKGSEEGAIVAGLARLDGRRVAVVAQQKGRDAKERKLRNFGMARPGAYRKAMRMMDLADRFHLPLITLVDTPAADPGVESEQAGISWVIAESMARMFRLKVPVVSAVLGEGGSGGAIALACANKVLMLKYAIYSVIPPEGCAAILWRDPNRRAEAAAALRLTADDALHFGLADEVVPEPPGAAHTYPLDVATSLREALSRALSELAQVPPSDLLSERRARFERLGVTLSAV from the coding sequence ATGGCCCATTTGGACTTCTCGGAGCTCGAGCGGCCGCTACAGGAGCTGCGGCAGCAGATTCAGAAGATCGAGCAGTTCGCTCGCGACAGCAACCTGCCTGAGCCTGCAGAGCTGGCACGCCATCGAGATCACCTCCGCCGCCTCGAGGAGCGGGTCTACTCGAACCTCACTGCGTGGGACAAGACGCTGATCGCACGCCACCCTCAGCGTCCGCAAGCACTCGACTTCGTGCGCAATATGTTCGAGGAGTTCACCGAGCTGCACGGTGATAGGAAGGGCAGCGAGGAGGGGGCGATCGTAGCTGGCCTCGCTCGACTCGATGGCAGGCGCGTGGCCGTCGTCGCACAGCAAAAAGGTCGAGACGCGAAGGAACGCAAGCTGCGTAACTTCGGCATGGCGAGACCTGGCGCCTATCGCAAGGCGATGCGGATGATGGACCTGGCGGATCGCTTCCACCTCCCGTTGATCACGCTGGTGGATACGCCCGCCGCGGATCCGGGAGTGGAGTCGGAGCAAGCGGGCATAAGCTGGGTAATTGCGGAGAGCATGGCGCGCATGTTCCGACTGAAGGTGCCCGTGGTGTCGGCGGTGCTGGGCGAGGGGGGGAGCGGAGGCGCCATCGCTCTGGCCTGCGCGAACAAGGTGCTAATGCTGAAGTACGCCATCTACTCGGTGATTCCACCCGAAGGATGCGCGGCGATCCTTTGGCGTGATCCCAACCGGCGGGCCGAAGCCGCGGCGGCGTTGCGTCTCACCGCGGACGACGCGCTGCACTTCGGGTTGGCCGACGAGGTGGTTCCCGAGCCTCCCGGCGCAGCGCATACCTACCCCTTGGACGTGGCTACATCACTTCGAGAGGCGCTGTCCCGTGCGCTATCCGAGCTGGCACAGGTACCACCATCGGATCTGCTGAGTGAGCGGCGGGCTCGCTTCGAGCGTTTGGGCGTAACTTTGTCGGCGGTGTGA
- a CDS encoding ABC transporter ATP-binding protein produces MIRVEGLTVRFGDREVLNGIDLDFPRGQTTAIMGASGGGKTTLLRCIAGLIPATEGRVFFDGTDVTRLPERKLLPFRRRTGFVFQYAALFDYLTVGENVAFGAQRLGHTPRSRIPDLVKEKLALVGMQDTEHLYPSQLSGGMRKRVGLARAIATEPEVLFYDEPTSGLDPVMAYTIDTLIRDLKTRLGVTSVVVSHDVNSVFRVADRVAVLAKGRIVEMGDPATIRASRQPDVVELLSAYGASSLE; encoded by the coding sequence ATGATCCGAGTGGAAGGGCTGACAGTTCGTTTCGGAGACCGGGAGGTCCTGAACGGCATAGACCTCGATTTCCCGCGCGGTCAGACCACGGCAATCATGGGTGCATCCGGTGGAGGCAAGACCACCCTACTTCGCTGCATCGCCGGGCTGATCCCTGCAACCGAGGGCCGTGTGTTCTTCGATGGTACGGATGTCACCAGGCTGCCCGAGCGGAAGCTGCTACCCTTCCGGAGGCGGACGGGCTTCGTGTTTCAGTACGCGGCATTGTTCGACTACCTGACCGTCGGCGAGAACGTCGCGTTCGGCGCGCAGCGTCTCGGGCATACTCCGCGCTCGCGTATACCAGACTTGGTGAAGGAGAAGCTCGCCCTCGTCGGGATGCAGGACACGGAGCACCTCTACCCCAGCCAGCTTTCGGGCGGCATGAGAAAGCGCGTCGGCCTAGCGCGAGCCATCGCGACCGAGCCCGAAGTGTTGTTCTACGACGAGCCGACGAGCGGCCTCGACCCCGTAATGGCGTATACGATAGACACGCTCATCCGGGACCTGAAGACACGGCTCGGCGTCACGTCCGTAGTTGTCTCGCATGACGTGAACAGCGTGTTTCGGGTAGCGGATCGGGTGGCGGTTTTGGCCAAAGGGCGTATCGTGGAGATGGGGGACCCGGCTACAATACGGGCGAGCAGGCAGCCGGACGTCGTGGAGCTTCTGTCGGCGTACGGGGCCTCTTCTCTGGAGTAA
- the pyrF gene encoding orotidine-5'-phosphate decarboxylase, producing the protein MSIGTSETPELRGYAISQQLGRAERVGCGHRPEPARDTIGYPLGGCRVNRSRVIVALDTSSLKDAAALVHSLSESITSFKIGPALVVNHGLDVIARLRDAGAERIFLDLKFHDIPNTVALAVYEAARYGVWMLTLHTSGGSAMLRAAVDAAVDAGPLERPFLVGVTVLTSLTDEILREELGIGRSVDDHADAMARLALSSGLDGVVCSAHEAPRIRAFVSPDFLIVCPGVRHPGAEVHDQRRTATIGEAFEAGASYVVVGRALTASRDPVAALEQLLVTPEPSA; encoded by the coding sequence ATGAGTATCGGAACCAGCGAGACGCCGGAATTACGCGGCTACGCAATCTCGCAACAGCTCGGCCGGGCGGAGAGGGTGGGTTGCGGTCACCGACCGGAGCCGGCACGGGATACAATAGGCTATCCGCTCGGGGGGTGTCGGGTGAATCGTAGCAGGGTAATCGTCGCGCTAGACACGAGCTCTCTCAAGGATGCCGCGGCCCTAGTGCACAGCCTGTCCGAGAGCATCACGTCGTTCAAGATCGGACCGGCGCTGGTGGTGAATCACGGACTGGACGTGATCGCCCGCCTGCGCGACGCCGGTGCCGAACGCATCTTCCTCGACCTCAAGTTCCACGACATCCCGAACACCGTCGCCCTCGCGGTGTACGAAGCGGCACGTTACGGCGTGTGGATGCTCACCCTGCACACCTCGGGTGGCAGCGCCATGTTGCGCGCAGCGGTGGACGCCGCCGTGGACGCCGGGCCGCTCGAGAGGCCCTTCTTGGTCGGCGTCACCGTGCTGACCAGCCTCACCGACGAGATTTTGCGCGAGGAGCTGGGTATAGGTCGCAGCGTGGACGACCACGCCGACGCGATGGCGCGGCTGGCCCTGAGTTCGGGGCTGGATGGCGTGGTCTGCTCGGCTCACGAGGCGCCGCGCATACGCGCCTTCGTCTCCCCCGACTTCCTCATCGTCTGTCCGGGAGTGCGGCATCCAGGCGCCGAGGTGCACGACCAGCGGCGCACGGCGACCATCGGCGAAGCGTTCGAGGCAGGAGCGAGTTACGTGGTGGTGGGTCGGGCGCTCACCGCGAGCCGTGACCCGGTTGCGGCACTGGAGCAACTGCTGGTCACCCCGGAGCCCTCGGCCTAG
- a CDS encoding MCE family protein has translation MQSATWKVGLLVVVFAALAYGVYVLFGARLTGENVYRVYADFENIGGLTKGAKVMMAGVDVGMVEAIELMSAHRARATLAIRRGVRIPEGTTARLPGSVFLPADQKVDLIPPTEIVGFLEPGQVMRGTLGETLESILPEGRKTLVAVQEAIKALQAVVEDQEYQLRLKSILANADLTSAQIALLSRRLNRFASDNEAILNRIIRDAAAATADVKVAVAAATDFISDPQWKSRAEALLDSLQLTADRTQQLVASVDELVSDRELQANIRSTAKNVDSITQSGVEMAATGKEIAENVKLFSEKANVLADDASEIAAEAKTLLNRLNEIVQGVPTIRPPRFGEPQTRLDFLRDTGLSRFRTDIFMDYPLTSSTRLFGGVYDATEDNSITLQYGIRHSPRVSSRYGLYASKPGVGVDFALSPRMWLEADAFDPNDLSFNVRARFGIGPNWGGFFGVDRIFEDNSLILGMSVWR, from the coding sequence ATGCAGTCGGCGACATGGAAAGTGGGCTTGCTGGTTGTCGTCTTCGCTGCACTGGCGTACGGCGTGTACGTGCTGTTCGGCGCGCGACTTACGGGCGAGAACGTGTACCGAGTGTACGCGGACTTCGAGAACATCGGAGGGCTCACCAAAGGCGCCAAGGTGATGATGGCCGGCGTGGACGTGGGCATGGTGGAGGCCATCGAGTTGATGTCTGCACACCGCGCCCGGGCCACTCTCGCCATCCGCCGCGGCGTTCGCATTCCGGAAGGCACTACCGCACGCCTGCCCGGCTCGGTGTTCCTGCCCGCGGACCAAAAGGTTGACCTCATTCCGCCGACCGAGATCGTGGGGTTCCTCGAGCCTGGCCAGGTGATGAGGGGCACGCTGGGAGAGACGCTCGAGAGCATCCTGCCAGAAGGTCGCAAAACCCTAGTCGCCGTGCAGGAAGCAATCAAGGCGCTGCAGGCTGTCGTGGAGGACCAAGAGTATCAGCTTCGGCTCAAGAGCATCTTAGCCAACGCCGATCTGACGAGTGCGCAGATTGCGTTGCTGTCCCGGAGGCTGAATCGCTTTGCTTCGGACAACGAGGCCATTCTGAACCGCATCATTCGGGATGCAGCAGCCGCGACCGCAGATGTGAAGGTGGCTGTCGCCGCCGCCACGGACTTCATCAGTGATCCGCAGTGGAAGAGCCGGGCCGAGGCCCTTCTCGATTCGCTCCAGCTCACTGCAGACCGAACGCAACAGCTCGTCGCCTCGGTGGACGAACTGGTGAGCGATCGGGAGCTTCAGGCCAATATCCGCTCGACGGCCAAGAACGTGGACAGCATCACGCAGAGCGGCGTGGAGATGGCGGCGACGGGCAAGGAGATCGCCGAGAACGTGAAGCTGTTCTCCGAAAAGGCCAACGTGCTGGCAGACGATGCATCCGAAATAGCTGCAGAGGCGAAGACACTCCTGAATCGCCTCAACGAGATCGTGCAGGGGGTGCCGACGATCCGCCCGCCTCGCTTCGGTGAGCCCCAGACCCGGTTAGACTTCCTTCGGGACACGGGCCTGTCGCGTTTTCGGACAGATATCTTCATGGACTATCCGCTGACCTCGAGCACCCGACTTTTCGGAGGGGTGTACGACGCGACCGAGGATAACAGCATCACCCTGCAATACGGGATTCGGCACTCGCCGAGGGTCTCCAGCCGGTATGGTCTCTACGCCTCCAAGCCAGGGGTTGGGGTAGACTTCGCGCTGTCACCGCGCATGTGGTTGGAGGCCGATGCGTTCGACCCCAACGACTTGTCGTTCAACGTACGCGCTCGGTTCGGAATAGGTCCCAACTGGGGCGGCTTC